DNA from Salmo trutta chromosome 14, fSalTru1.1, whole genome shotgun sequence:
GTGAGGACAGGCAGACACTGGGGGTGTTGGGGTGAGGACAGGCAGACACTGGGGGTTGGGGTGAGGACAGGCAGACACTGGGGGTTGGGGTGAGGACAGGCAGACACTGGGGGTTGGGGTGAGGACAGGCAGACACTGGGGGTGTTGGGGTGAGGACAGGCAGACACTGGGGGTGTTGGGGTGAGGACAGGCAGACACTGGGGGTGTTGGGGTGAGGACAGGCAGACACTGGGGGTGTTGGGGTGAGGACAGGCAGACACTGGGGGGGTTGGGGTGAGGACAGGCAGACACTGGGGGTTGGGGTGAGGACAGGCAGACACTGGGGGTGTTGGGGTGAGGACAGGGGAACAAAAAGGAAAAACAACCCTACCAAGTTGTTCAATCATTTCATCAGCAAAAAAAATCGTAGAatttgttatttttcagtttttgtaaaaaaagaaattaaagaaaaacaaGGGGAGGAGTCCTGGGATAAGAGGGAGGGGTCCTGGGATAAGAGGGAGGGGTCCTGGGATAAGAGGGAGGGGTCCTGGGATAAGAGGGAGGGGTCCTGGGATAAGAGGGAGGGGTCCTGGGATAAGAGGGAGGGGTCCTGGGATAAGAGGGAGGGGTCCTGGGATAAGAGGGAGGGGTCCTGGGATAAGAGGGAGGGGTCCTGGGATAAGAGGGAGGGGTCCTGGGATAAGAGGGAGGGGTCCTGGGATAAGAGGGAGGGGTCCTGGGATAAGAGGGAGGGGTCCTGGGATAAGAGGGAGGGGTCCTGGGATAAGAGGGAGGGGTCCTGGGATAAGAGGGAGGGGTCCTGGGATAAGAGGGAGGGGTCCTGGGATAAGAGGGAGGGGTCCTGGGATAAGAGGGAGGGGTACTGGGAGTGTATTTGAGGGAGGGAATTAAGGTTTTGCTTCCGTCAAAACCAGACATTTTTTTGAATTACGACTTAAACCCAgaagaaaacatttaaaaagtccAGAGAGCTGGATGGGATGTGTCTGCTGCTGCAGTGAAGAGACAGTCCTCCCGGTCCATGCGTCTGACAGGCTGGAGACTGGCTGGATTTGGTTCACTGGGCCTGGgatagagagaatgagagtgtATAGAAGTTAAAGTATCTGGGAACACTGGACAGTTTTCTATGAAATGTGTGACCTGTTGTCCTGGCTGAgtggtgggtgtgtgcgtgtgttacctGTTGTCCTGGCTGAgtggtgggtgtgtgcgtgtgttacctGTTGTCCTTGCTGAGGGGTGGCAGCCTGTCCCGGAGCCCCTCCAGGGCCGTAGAAGGCCGCCTGCTGCCTGTAGTACTCAGCCCAGGCTGCACTGTAGTCCTGCTGTCCGCCGGCTCCTCCCCCAGCTACAGCTGCAGCCGGCGCCGCTGCAGCACCTCCACCGGGctgggctgaggagagagagggagggaaagtggAGCAGACTTTAAGACCAACAACTTGGACAAGAAAATAGTATTTGTTGATCACAATTCTGTTGTATAGAAATAAATCTGCCGACATCTTCTGGATGAAGTGTCCATTAAAAGGTGGCATGTATAAGGACTCTACACAGTGTGAAGACCTTTCCGTCCTTTTCTAGAATAAAAACACAGAATCTCCTGTGTGTTACAAGATGGACACCATTTTGCAAGCGCCGACCCAAATGTGATTTTTCTAGTAGTTCATTTTTTACTAAATGTATCCGCTATTATTTCATATTTCTCGTGTGTTTTGTTTCTAGTGATACAATGACATGTCCTATAGTGCAATCAGTAACAATGTAAAGTCAATATAACCATGGCGATGATCATAACCATGGCGATGATCTTACCCATGCCCATCTTCTTGTAATACTCCTCCCAGGCCTTGGTGTAGTCTGGCTGGCCTCCAGGGGTCTGGGCTGCCTGGGAGGGGTCTGCCTGGACTGGGGCGGCAGCTGGGGCGTTGGGGGCCTGGCCCGGCATGGCTCCCCCTGGCTGCTGCTGGTAGTACTGAGCATAGTAGGCTGCCCACGCAGCATTGGGGTCTGCCGCTGCCTTATCTGGGAGGGGAAATATTAGAGAAAGAGGGTtgaaagggaggaagagggtaaggtaaaagggaggagaggaaacgaGAAGGTAAAAGAGTGTTGAGGACAGGCCAGGGGAAAAATGGATTGACCAGAGAGGAGGGTAAGTGCCTGATAGAGTTCCAGACCAGTCAATATAAAGCTGTGTCTACTCACTGGGGTCGTGTGGCCCTCCAGGGGCCTGCCACTGCTGGAAGGTGTTGCCCcagccctgaggggccccatAACCATGCCCACCTGGGGGGCCGCCACTGGAGAGAGTGGAGAACGATTAGAGACTTAACGTCTTTCTAAGTCAAACACCAAAACGCATGATACCCATTGGCTTTCACTAACACGTGGCCTTATTTCATTCAGAGGAAGAAATGTGAATAACATACAATGTATACATGACAGACAAAATCACTCAACAGCACAGGGGGATCAGAGCTGCTCACCACACTAACAATAGAGCCCTTCTTTATTTTATGTTCATGGACGTATAACAAGCTGTAGTGACGCAAACTAGCACTAGCCGGGGACAGGGAAACGGGCCCTTTATGTCTAGTGCtgtatttactgtgtgtgtggggggggcgggCTGCATTATCAAGGTTGGGGTTGTAGGGGCGCATGGTTGGTGTACTTACTGCGGGGGTCCTCCGGGGCCACCAGGCCCTGGGTTGTAAGGGTTGGGGTTATAGGGGCCCATTGGACCAGCAGGACCAGGTCCACCAGGACCACCCCCTAGAGGACACAGAGGAGCCTAGAGGGGCAGAGGAGAAACCATTCATTCCATTTACAGTTTATGTGGGACTATTAAATGATACACTGGGTGTGTTTAAATGTGTGTTCAGGACTTATCCGTTCTCCCGTACCTCGATCTTGTCCTCTATGAGCTGCTTGGCATGATCTATCTGTTGAGGGGACCCCCTGATGATGAACAGTTTGAAGTTGGGGTCACCGTTGGGCGGCGGCTGACGCGAGATCTCCACGAAAGCCCCCGTCTGCTGGTTGATGGCCTTGACGTTCTCGCCACCCCGACCAATCACAAGGCCGCATTTGTGGGCGGGGATAGAGAAGGTGACCTCACCTCCCGGAGGACCGCCCCAGTTGCCCTGGCCTCGCCCCCTGCCATGGCCACCCTGAGGCATCCCCCCTGTGCCAGGAGGACCTGGAGGAccctggagaagagagagggagacgcagGTAAAGGCTTCCGCACGACTGCGCTCGCCTACTACCTTttaaagaccttcgcttgaaaaccGCTAAAAAGTGCCAGTAGTACTATTTGGAGAgtccgtagccagtatacacttcatCAAAATAATCTGATAtaaatctaagataactcaacaAAAATACAGcattaaatgtacatttttgcaGAGGAGATCTGAGTtgcatctaactaagatgtttggtgtgGTATTttgcaaataaaataaatgaagggACATAGATGTCGAATGCTGAACTTCAGCTTGCTCCGAGAAATGTTGGTGCGCAAACAgcccaaaaaataaatacaattctgaACACCAAAACCTTCACAAAATGTCAGAATACTGCACAAACTGTTCTGAACAGTTTCAGATGGGAAGCATGCCGACGCCTTAAGTTTGATTTTTAAACAGTGTCATTTTTACCCATCTGCCCAGGGACTaaagctgaaaaaaataaaataaattaaaacttGCCAGCTGGCCAAATCTGGCACATTGACAGAAAATGTTGATGTCCTGTCAAAGAAATgtattaataaatacaaaaattcaAGGAAAAACTAAAGGGGGAATAGTGGAGACTtaatgtacagtggcttgcacgagtattcaccccccttggcatttttcctattttgttgccttacaacctggaattaaaatgaattttttgggggtttgtatcatttgatttacgccacatgcctaccactttgaagatgcaacatttttttttgtgtgaaaaaaagttggatgggttccactggtgtaccgcaatatttaagtcataccacagattctcaattggattgaggtctgggctttgactaggacattccaagacatttaaatgtttgccCTTAAACCAtgcaagtgttgctttagcagtacgcttagggtcattgtcctgctggaaggtgaacctccacccaatctcaaatctctggaagactgaaacaggtttcccctcaagaatttccctgtctttagcgccatccatcattccttcaattctgaccagtttccccagtccctgctgccgaaaaacatccccacagcacgatgctaccaccacgcttcactgtggggatgtggttctcggggtgatgggttGGCGCCAGACAGCGTTTTCTTTGacggccaaaaagctcaattttagtctcatctaaccagagtaccttcttccatatatttggggagtctcccacatgccttatttttttctttaagcaatagcTTTTTTTCTAGccacttccgtaaagcccagctctgtggagtgtacggcttaaagtggtcctatggacagatactccaatctccgctgtggagctttgcagctccttcagggttatctttggtctctttgttgcctctgattaatgcccttcttgcctggtctgagttttggtgggcggccctctcttgggaggtttgttgtggtgccacttaaaaaaaaatatatagagaattttttatttgaatatccgaaacataaaatacacttgcagtgaagccgctcaacaactacatcataccagtcatccaacagactcccattcagagtgacacagaagcatccagggacaatgccctgctcaagggcacattgataGATCTCCCACTAGGCCAAAAACGTGaccccgaaccctccaagatcccccacagttacaatagctgtccctcaaccattcgagacccctcccagtCCCACCCCAAGAAGAcagttaattccattccccatCACCAAGAaaccccaatgcaccaacaaccaagagaataaACTAAACCAAGAGAATAAACtaaagagaaaagacagacaaGAATAGCAAACAATTAAAAACAAAGGACAACTAAAATCCTAACAGCAAttccaactgtatatgtttgtgtgcaagtctggcactattacatgtatgtgtgtgttcttgtatgtgtttatttgaatgagtgtgtgtatatgcatgtgtacaaacacctgcacggcatcagcctcaggcaaaccggcattagttgtaaaaacactcaAATGTACTTTTATCTTTAACCGTCATTCTCTctcccacacagcaactccactcccacttgtctttaattccacatcccaaccctcagcccatccaatccatctctgctggccacccacttcctgtttcaactcaacacatatctttcaactatgctgtgatgtttaacgtacaatttcagtctaattgaatagaatccacagattgcgagttgaagataaatacttttactaagagtattagtaattgactgacccagtTTCTCCAGatctaacagtactatttctagggtcaacttaagatcaatgctatgcattttcagccattcctgatcctgagaccagaaacaggctgcctgagggcaataccaaaataaatggtctatttattctgtatcctcacaacaaaacctgcagagcttcgatgatttatgccccaaatattcaacgttttgttggtggcaagaattctatacaataattttagctgaaaagcactaAGTATTGAATCTTGAGCAGTTTTATATATACATCAACTCATACCATCAACTcataccatggaatcggtacatcaaaaatctcttcacaactattttgcaatctgcatggcacagttgtcaacatcctggtcctcaaatgaaactggtatactttcatATTTATGCTCTTTTTATTCCTCTGTCAGTTTTGATtatttatattgggcagacagaccagttccctacctcctcctgctgcctcctccatttttggggcaatgctgtagtcaattggttgtaatcttggattgagcagaccttcccatacaaatctgataactccatgaaggacataactccaccattccaatttataatatcatttaagaacaaattaacCCTTTCAAACATCTTTCTCATAAATACAGCCGTTTTATCAACCATACTCTTACCATGTTTTAAGAATGGATTTTAATTGGTGCTCTGTGTGATgttcaaaagttttattttttttatttttttaacccaaccctgatctgccacaactttgtccctgacctgtttggagagctccttggtcttcatggtgctgcttgcttagtggtgttgcagactctggggccttttagaacaggtgtatatacacactgagatcatgtgacacttaaagtcTACCTGTGTGCAATATTTTAACTCATTATGTGACCTCTGAAGGTAattagttgcaccagatcttatgtAGGGGCTCCAcagtaaagggggtgaatacatatgcacgcaccactttccattgtttaaataaataaatatatatattctttgaaacaattgactattttgtgtatgtccatcacatgaaatccaaataaaaatcaatttaaattccaggttgcaatgcaacaaaataggaaaaatgccaaggggggtgaatactttgcaaggcactgtagacatTTCAGTTACGCCTTCAATACATCTCTCCTTCTCAAGACCAGAAAATCTCACCTGTCCATACCCCCCTGCACCATCTTATATTTAACTTGGTGTATCCCCCTGCCATCTAGAACCACTTCCCTTCACACCCCACAGGTACCCCCTGCAGCCTCCCATGTGTAAGCCTGTAGTGGGCAGTGGACGTACCCCCTGTCCTCCGTCCTCCCTGACTCTGATGCTCTGCAGCAGCTCGTTGATGATGGAGGCAGCGTGCTCACAGCGGTCTGGAGGACCCATGATGTGGGCTATCTTATCAGGACCTGCACCGtcatctagagagagaggggaggagggggaagggagagcagGGGTAGGGGAGGAAGAGTAGGGAAGGAGGcagcgagaggggagagagcgatcGATAGACAACGAGAGAAAGATGGGGGGGGGAAGCACAGATCGAGCGAAAGACAGATCGAAAGACAGATCGAGCGaaagagatgagaaagagagtcGTCATAATGATCATTGTTTCAACCAAAAGAAGGTTCCAGTCAAAATGTTTCTCATACGGTCCTGTACCTTCATCTGACAGAGGGGGaagggagtgaggggagagagggggaagggagtgaggggagagagggggaagggagtgaggggagagaggggaaggagtgaggggagagagggggaagggagtgaggggagagagggggaagggagtgaggggagagagggggaagggagtgaggggagagagggggaagggagtgagggggaagggagtgagggagaaaaagaagaagagagttacCATACTGTTCACAACACTCAGCTGAAGCAGGTTCAACACAGGAAGTTGCTACCTGGACTTGTCCCATAACAGATTGGCACCTCTAAGATGAGGTTTACTAACATTTCCTTTCTGACCCGATAGACACACTTaaatctgctgtgtgtgtgtgtaagtgtgtgtggtgtttgagTTTCATATACAGTCCTGTACCTTCatctgacagagggagagagagagagaggggggggggggggagagggagagagagaggggcggaggGGACAAAGAAAAGAGGGAGAGTTACCATACTGATCACAACACTCAACTGAAGCAGGTTCAAAACGGGAAGAagctacctggacttgtccaataagaacagaCTGTAGGTTCCAGTTGCAAACCGTTTTGTTACGGCGGGGCCCTACTGAACACGCCCCAGGTTCGCTCCACAGTCAAGTGATTTATTTAAATGTTGTGGTACTAACACATAGCAGGAGGTCCGAGTTCAGTTTGTTTCTCCTGGACCCATGATCATGTGTAAATACACTGCATGATAAAATACTAATGTTTCCTATGATAGAAATATTTTAAATCTGTTGTAGGTGTGGGACTTATACATCATGTACCTTCATctgacagagaggggagggagggagggagagagaacaaaaagagggagagagttacCATAGTGATTATAACAACTGAAGCAGGGTTTAAGGGGGAGAATCAGGGTCTAGCTGAACAAGAACAGATGGTAGTTGACCCTAGCAGAAAGGGTGTGACCCTCACCTGGTTTGAACTGTATCCTAACTCCAGCGTCTGCCTGGATCTTCTTGATCATCTCTCCACTCCGACCAATCACAACTCCCACAGAGTGGCGGGGCACGGGCACCTGGCCAATGAAAAGACACCATAATGAGGAAAAGGCATCTGGCCAAACTGAAACACACGATACTGATGAGGCAAAGACCTTCAGAGTTCTAGCAGAGACTTGTTACTAAACGGGGCTGCAACACCAGTCATTCGACCGGCTGGAACTCTAGAACATTTAATCATAGACTTAGAACGagtagaacagtcattctaaaTCAAGTCAATGATGCCACTGGCAGACGTTCCATTTCATGTTCTAGTCAGTCAATCTAATTATGTGGGTTTAACCCctcacatttaacatttacatttaagtcatttagcagacgctcttatccagagtgacttacaaattggtgcattcaccttatgatatccagtggaacaaccactttacaatagtacatctatatcttttagagggggttagaaggattactttatcctatcccaggtattccttaaagaggtgggggggAAGGGAACAGGTGGAGTTTAACAGAGTGAAGCACCTGGGTGAGTTTGACCTCCACAGCTCTATCAAATCCAGTCAGAGTTCCAACTAGAATCAAGTTGAATCCATCTCGTAAACATAAAGATCCTACTCACATCcatgcctcctcctccacctcctcctcctcctccccccatctgGTTGCCAAAACTGTTTCTGTCTCCAAAGCCAGCGTGATCCCTCTCTCTCAGAATCTCATTCACCAGCTCCTTCGCTTGCTGCAGAGAGGGAAAGAAACAGATATTGATCAAGTCAGCCAGTACTACCTGACAATATCAGAGACATAACCAGCCCCATATCCAGGTACGCAGTACGGGCAGCAGGGGCGCGTGGTGAACGCAGTACGGGCAGCAGGGGCGCGTGGTGTACGCAGTACGGGTAGCAGGGGCGTGTGGTGAACGCAGTACGGGCAGCAGGGGCGCGTGGTGTACGCAGTACGGGTAGCAGGGGCGTGTGGTGTACGCAGTACGGGTAGCAGGGGCGTGTGGTGAACGCAGTACGGGCAGCAGGGGCGCGTGGTGTACGCAGTACGGGCAGCAGGGGCGTGTGGTGAGCGCAGTACGGGCAGCAGGGGCGTGTGGTGTACGCAGTACGGGCAGCAGGGGCGCGTGGTGTACGCAGTACGGGCAGCAGGGGCGCGTGGTGTACGCAGTACGGGCAGCAGGGGCGCGTGGTGTACGCAGTACGGGCAGCAGGGGCGCGTGGTGTACGCAGTACGGGTAGCAGGGGCGCGTGGTGTACGCAGTACGGGTAGCAGGGGCGCGTGGTGTACGCAGTACGGGCAGCAGGGGCGCGTGGTGTACGCAGTACGGGCAGCAGGGGCGCGTGGTGTACGCAGTACGGGCAGCAGGGGCGCGTGGTGTACGCAGTACGGGCAGCAGGGGCGCGTGGTGAACGCAGTACGGGCAGCAGGGGCGCGTGGTGAACGCAGTACGGGCAGCAGGGGCGCGTGGTGTACGCAGTACGGGCAGCAGGGGCGTGTGGTGTACGCAGTACGGGCAGCAGGGGCGCGTGGTGTACGCAGTACGGGTAGCAGGGGCGCGTGGTGTACGCAGTACGGGCAGCAGGGGCGTGTGGTGTACGCAGTACGGGCAGCAGGGGCGTGTGGTGTGCGCAGTACGGGCAGCAGGGGCGCGTGGTGTACGCAGTACGGGCAGCAGGGGTGCGTGGTGTACGCAGTACGGGCAGCAGGTGTACGCAGTACGGGCAGCAGGTGTACGCAGTACGGGCAGCAGGGGCGCGTGGTGAGCGCAGTACGGGCAGCAGGGGCGTGTGGTGTACGCAGTACGGGCGTGTGGTGAGCGCAGTACGGGCGTGTGGTGAGCGCAGTACGGGCGTGTGGTGAGCGCAGTACGGGCGTGTGGTGTACGCAGTACGGGCAGCAGGGGCGCGTGGTGAGCGCAGTACGGGCAGCAGGGGCGTGTGGTGAACGCAGTACGGGCAGCAGGGGCGTGTGGTGTACGCAGTACGGGCAGCAGGGGCGCGTGGTGTACGCAGTACGGGCAGCAGGGGCGTGTGGTGTACGCAGTACGGGCAGCAGGGGCGTGTGGTGAGCGCAGTACGGGCAGCAGGGGCGTGTGGTGAACGCAGTACGGGCAGCAGGGGCGTGTGGTGTACGCAGTACGGGCAGCAGGGGCGTGTGGTGAGCGCAGTACGGGCAGCAGGGGCGTGTGGTGAACGCAGTACGGGCAGCAGGGGCGCGTGGTGTACGCAGTACGGGCAGCAGGGGCGTGTGGTGTACGCAGTACGGGCAGCAGGGGCGTGTGGTGTACGCAGTACGGGCAGCAGGGGCGTGTGGTGTACGCAGTACGGGCAGCAGGGGCGTGTGGTGTACGCAGTACGGGCAGCAGGGGCGTGTGGTGTACGCAGTACGGGCAGCAGGGGCGTGTGGTGTACGCAGTACGGGCAGCAGGGGCGCGTGGTGAGCGCAGTACGGGCAGCAGGGGCGCGTGGTGTACGCAGTACGGGCAGCAGGTGTACGCAGTACGGGCAGCAGGTGTACGCAGTACGGGCAGCAGGGGCGTGTGGTGAACGCAGTACGGGCAGCATGGGTAAGCAGTACGGGCAGC
Protein-coding regions in this window:
- the LOC115147620 gene encoding far upstream element-binding protein 2 isoform X1, which produces MSDYGSPGAGAGAGGKKDAFADAVQRARQIAAKIGGDAGPPSNNGGGGGEVFPFQTLKRSLEDGDQPDAKKMSSQGDRDSATALSIGAQLAALSQQSVRPSTMTEEYRVPDGMVGLIIGRGGEQINKIQQDSGCKVQIAPGEQLDSGGMPERSVSLTGNPDAIAKAKMFLDEIVSRGRGAPSSSFHESTNGQSGSMQEMMIPAGKAGLIIGKGGETIKQLQERAGVKMILIQDGSQPPNMDKPLRIIGDPYKVQQAKELVNEILRERDHAGFGDRNSFGNQMGGGGGGGGGGGMDVPVPRHSVGVVIGRSGEMIKKIQADAGVRIQFKPGEDEDEDDGAGPDKIAHIMGPPDRCEHAASIINELLQSIRVREDGGQGGPPGPPGTGGMPQGGHGRGRGQGNWGGPPGGEVTFSIPAHKCGLVIGRGGENVKAINQQTGAFVEISRQPPPNGDPNFKLFIIRGSPQQIDHAKQLIEDKIEAPLCPLGGGPGGPGPAGPMGPYNPNPYNPGPGGPGGPPHGGPPGGHGYGAPQGWGNTFQQWQAPGGPHDPNKAAADPNAAWAAYYAQYYQQQPGGAMPGQAPNAPAAAPVQADPSQAAQTPGGQPDYTKAWEEYYKKMGMAQPGGGAAAAPAAAVAGGGAGGQQDYSAAWAEYYRQQAAFYGPGGAPGQAATPQQGQQAQ
- the LOC115147620 gene encoding far upstream element-binding protein 2 isoform X4; translated protein: MSDYGSPGAGAGAGGKKDAFADAVQRARQIAAKIGGDAGPPSNNGGGGGEVFPFQTLKRSLEDGDQPDAKKMSSQGDRDSATALSIGAQLAALSQQSVRPSTMTEEYRVPDGMVGLIIGRGGEQINKIQQDSGCKVQIAPDSGGMPERSVSLTGNPDAIAKAKMFLDEIVSRGRGAPSSSFHESTNGQSGSMQEMMIPAGKAGLIIGKGGETIKQLQERAGVKMILIQDGSQPPNMDKPLRIIGDPYKVQQAKELVNEILRERDHAGFGDRNSFGNQMGGGGGGGGGGGMDVPVPRHSVGVVIGRSGEMIKKIQADAGVRIQFKPGEDEDEDDGAGPDKIAHIMGPPDRCEHAASIINELLQSIRVREDGGQGGPPGPPGTGGMPQGGHGRGRGQGNWGGPPGGEVTFSIPAHKCGLVIGRGGENVKAINQQTGAFVEISRQPPPNGDPNFKLFIIRGSPQQIDHAKQLIEDKIEAPLCPLGGGPGGPGPAGPMGPYNPNPYNPGPGGPGGPPHGGPPGGHGYGAPQGWGNTFQQWQAPGGPHDPNKAAADPNAAWAAYYAQYYQQQPGGAMPGQAPNAPAAAPVQADPSQAAQTPGGQPDYTKAWEEYYKKMGMAQPGGGAAAAPAAAVAGGGAGGQQDYSAAWAEYYRQQAAFYGPGGAPGQAATPQQGQQAQ
- the LOC115147620 gene encoding far upstream element-binding protein 2 isoform X3, whose translation is MSDYGSPGAGAGAGGKKDAFADAVQRARQIAAKIGGDAGPPSNNGGGGGEVFPFQTLKRSLEDGDQPDAKKMSSQGDRDSATALSIGAQLAALSQQSVRPSTMTEEYRVPDGMVGLIIGRGGEQINKIQQDSGCKVQIAPGEQLDSGGMPERSVSLTGNPDAIAKAKMFLDEIVSRGRGAPSSSFHESTNGQSGSMQEMMIPAGKAGLIIGKGGETIKQLQERAGVKMILIQDGSQPPNMDKPLRIIGDPYKVQQAKELVNEILRERDHAGFGDRNSFGNQMGGGGGGGGGGGMDVPVPRHSVGVVIGRSGEMIKKIQADAGVRIQFKPGEDDGAGPDKIAHIMGPPDRCEHAASIINELLQSIRVREDGGQGGPPGPPGTGGMPQGGHGRGRGQGNWGGPPGGEVTFSIPAHKCGLVIGRGGENVKAINQQTGAFVEISRQPPPNGDPNFKLFIIRGSPQQIDHAKQLIEDKIEAPLCPLGGGPGGPGPAGPMGPYNPNPYNPGPGGPGGPPHGGPPGGHGYGAPQGWGNTFQQWQAPGGPHDPNKAAADPNAAWAAYYAQYYQQQPGGAMPGQAPNAPAAAPVQADPSQAAQTPGGQPDYTKAWEEYYKKMGMAQPGGGAAAAPAAAVAGGGAGGQQDYSAAWAEYYRQQAAFYGPGGAPGQAATPQQGQQAQ
- the LOC115147620 gene encoding far upstream element-binding protein 2 isoform X2, with translation MSDYGSPGAGAGAGGKKDAFADAVQRARQIAAKIGGDAGPPSNNGGGGGEVFPFQTLKRSLEDGDQPDAKKMSSQGDRDSATALSIGAQLAALSQQSVRPSTMTEEYRVPDGMVGLIIGRGGEQINKIQQDSGCKVQIAPGEQLDSGGMPERSVSLTGNPDAIAKAKMFLDEIVSRGRGAPSSSFHESTNGQSGSMQEMMIPAGKAGLIIGKGGETIKQLQERAGVKMILIQDGSQPPNMDKPLRIIGDPYKVQQAKELVNEILRERDHAGFGDRNSFGNQMGGGGGGGGGGGMDVPVPRHSVGVVIGRSGEMIKKIQADAGVRIQFKPGEDEDDGAGPDKIAHIMGPPDRCEHAASIINELLQSIRVREDGGQGGPPGPPGTGGMPQGGHGRGRGQGNWGGPPGGEVTFSIPAHKCGLVIGRGGENVKAINQQTGAFVEISRQPPPNGDPNFKLFIIRGSPQQIDHAKQLIEDKIEAPLCPLGGGPGGPGPAGPMGPYNPNPYNPGPGGPGGPPHGGPPGGHGYGAPQGWGNTFQQWQAPGGPHDPNKAAADPNAAWAAYYAQYYQQQPGGAMPGQAPNAPAAAPVQADPSQAAQTPGGQPDYTKAWEEYYKKMGMAQPGGGAAAAPAAAVAGGGAGGQQDYSAAWAEYYRQQAAFYGPGGAPGQAATPQQGQQAQ